From a region of the Triticum aestivum cultivar Chinese Spring chromosome 7D, IWGSC CS RefSeq v2.1, whole genome shotgun sequence genome:
- the LOC123165797 gene encoding NEP1-interacting protein 1, with translation MDPSGAFARSSSNVSLASLVRSGSGGSSGSSGSSRGRGGSRRMVRRVLRGVITFIFAIAGLFLGAVTGGLIGLATESGLFRGTGIGAITGALVSIEVVDSSIRLWRSRRSGIWSILYVLNVIYSLLTGRLVREKVDPAVQRVVRSQMNAVDSSQFREAPDLFEIEGTNGMPRASIDKLPEGTITEEYNRNAVGDLSGCSVCLQDFQIGEKVRSLPDCLHVFHVPCIDGWLIKHGSCPLCRRKL, from the exons ATGGATCCGTCGGGCGCGTTCGCGCGGAGCTCCAGCAATGTCTCGCTGGCGTCGCTTGTGAGGAGCGGGAGCGGCGGCAGCAGCGGGAGTAGTGGGAGCAGCCGCGGGAGGGGCGGGAGCCGGAGgatggtgcgccgggtgctccgcGGCGTCATCACCTTCATCTTCGCCATCG CCGGGCTGTTCCTGGGAGCCGTCACCGGCGGGCTGATCGGCCTGGCCACGGAGAGCGGCCTCTTCCGCGGCACCGGAATCGGCGCCATCACCGGCGCGCTCGTGTCCATCGAGGTCGTCGACTCCTCCATCCGCCTCTGGCGCTCCCGCCGGTCCGGGATCTGGAGCATCTTGTACGTG CTTAATGTGATCTACAGCCTCCTGACGGGCCGGCTCGTCCGTGAGAAGGTTGATCCGGCAGTGCAGCGAGTGGTCCGCAGCCAG ATGAATGCAGTGGACTCATCGCAGTTCAGGGAGGCCCCTGACCTCTTCGAGATCGAGGGAACCAACGGCATGCCGAGGGCGTCCATCGACAAACTGCCCGAGGGCACTATCACCGAGGAGTATAACCGGAATGCCGTCGGTGACCTCTCCGGGTGCTCAGTATGCCTGCAG GATTTCCAGATTGGGGAGAAGGTGCGGAGCTTGCCCGATTGCCTGCACGTGTTCCACGTGCCGTGCATCGACGGCTGGCTGATCAAGCACGGATCATGCCCACTCTGCAGGAGGAAGCTCTAG